The nucleotide window CAAGAGAGCCGTCCAGCACTGCTGGAGCTGCTCATGtcaaactgtggtgggttgaccctcgctgaaggccaggtgcccaccaaagctgctctgtcactcccctcctcagctggacaggggagagaaaatgtaacaaagggctcatgggtcgagataaggacagggagagatcactcaaccaattaccatgacgggcaaaacagactcgacttaggggaaattaacttaatttattgccaatcaaaccagagtagggtaatgagaaataaaaccaaattttaaaacaccttccccccacccctcccttcttcccaggcaaaGCTTCACTCCCAAACTCTCTACCTACCCACCCCGAGCAGAGCAGGGGGACGgagaatgggggttatggtcagttcgtcacatgttgtctctgtcacttcatcctcttcaggggcaggactcctcacactcttcccctgctccagcgtggggtccctcccatcggagacagtctttcacaaacttctccaacatgggtccttcccatgggctgcagttcttcacaaactgttccagcatgggtcccttccacagggtgcagtccttcaggagcacgctgctccagcgtgggtcccctgcggggacacaagtcctgccagcaaacctgctccagtgtgggctcctctctccatggatctgcaggtcctgccaggagcctgctccagcgcgggcttcccacaggttCACAGTTTCCTTTGGGGGCACCCGCCTGCTCCGgtgtgggtcctccatgggctgcaggtggatatctgctccaccgtggacctccctgggctgcagggggacagcctgcctcaccatggtcttccccacgggctgcaggggaatctctgctccggcgcctggagcacctcctccccttccttcttcactgaccttggtgtctgcagggttgtttctcttatatgttctcactcctctctccagctgcagtttttgtgccccagcaactttttttcctgtcttaaatatgttatcccagaggtgctaccaccgttgctgatgagctcggccttggccagtggcgagTCCGTCTTGGaaccggctggcattggctctgtcggacatgggggaagcttctagcagcttctcacagaagccacccctgtagccccccactaccaaaaccttgccacgcaaacccgaTACACAAACCCAACTTTGGTACAGTACCTGCCTGTCCTGCTGTTGCTTTCAAAGAAGAAGTGACCTAGAAGTGTCAGGGCATCAGTCGTGGGTTGTGCTCTTTTTCACTCTGAATTTGTCTTTGAGTGATTGTAGTGATTCAGAGGAATGGCTGAAGCTGTGAAGAGTCCTCCTGTTGGAAGAGCAGCCTCTCAGGACCTAGTCCTTAGCCATGCCTGCCCTTATATTCATAGTCACAGCTTTCCAAAAGGCAGTCATCAACTTCTGAGAGTCCAACTGTATGACTCTGTTGGAGCAGcttttcttgcatcttttttttcaattGAGTCATTCCCAGAATCATTTGGGAGCTGATTACTGAGTATGTCTACTTTTTTCCTGGGGCCCATCATCCAAAGGCTACCACTTTGGGAAAATCTCCTTTTATTCAAGCTTTTCTCGCCTGTTTTTATACTTCATCTGTCTCATGTTGACTTTCATACACATTGTGTTGGCTTGGGCTTTCTAACCCTTCGAGTGTGAAGGAAGCTCTCAGTATTCATCTGGGAAGCAttaattttgccatttaaaaCACTCCTGGATTAccatgatatttttaaaatttagaggCCAAGTATAAATATATTTGCTGCACACTCATAATGTACTCAGCCTTCTTTAAAGACCACATAAGCTTTATTAATAAAAGTAGTGACAGGCTTGCTATTAGAACCACCTCAGCTAGGAGACCTGCATCTGAGCTGTGGATTATCATGGGACTGTGCTGGGAGGACTTTGCACCATTGCTGCTCTTTTGCCAGTGCATGATGCCCACTCACACCAGACAGTGCAGATATCTGCTGCACTTTTTTTTGATAACTGATAATTCTTGTGTCTCCTGGGAAATAGAAAACTTAAAAGCAAATCAGAAAGTtctgatttggttttgttcaaatATATACGTATATGAGAGCTATGTCTTCTTCAGAAGAGTTCAAGAGTGGAAGGAACATTACAGTattaagcaaggaaaaaaggtacagtttattattattaataaaaataatttaaaaaaaaacccttaaaaatcAATCCTTCACCATCAGTATGAGAACTGTGTTTTACATACTCTGTATGATACAGACCAGTTGTTGATGTCAGTAGAGGATACAGTTGACTCTGCAGCATGGAATTTCTGGAAGGCATTTGTATAAAGAGAAGGCATCTCATCAAAATCATCCTGAAGAGATGCGTCttttttgcagattttgtttttctcaggttTTTGTCTGAGGAGGGATATGATTGTAGGTAATGTAGGAATCAGCAACGCTGAATCAAATACACTGGTTTTCTAACCCAGTTTCTTTTCTCATCCACTGTCTGAATTATGAAGATACTTAGGAAGTATGTGTTGAACCTTACCCCGTGCAGATGTGTAATAACCACCTCTCTTGTTTTTAGCTCAGTTGTGTAAATGTTCCAGTTGTGTAAATGCTTTTTTGGTGTCAGTGCCAGTTTACGCAGTTCCCAGCTCTGGCTGTTTTCTTCCCGTGCTACCCTTCTAGCTGGCTGGTGTAGCTGTTTGGGGGGCTCTGGGTGAACTGTCAGGAAGCTTATCTGggttaaaattatcttttttggaTAGGATCCTTTGGAACTTGGGTGAGTTTTATGATCTGGTTCATGTGTAGTTTCACAACTGTAACTGAGCAACTGGAAGGAAGGTCCCAGAGTAGGAgtgagggagaggagatgggatCTACTTAAGCCATTAGTCTGCTGAAAGAATTGACATGTAAACTGTGCCTTGAAGAATGGAGGTGATAGatctgggcatcagtcagtgctTGATTGTTTGATGGTATTAAGATAggggatattttggttttgttatatgCGTTAATTTGACATTGTAGTCCCAAAGTGTgtagaaaaaagagattttatttcaTGGTAGGAATGTTGTGCTGATTAGACGGTACATTTTTGCAGGCAtattgttattttgtattttagttATCATTTCAATCAGCTTTCCAGCTACCAATGTAAGATCTAATGATCTAAAATGCTGTATCACGGCCAAAGAAACTTTTGTTCTCATCTTTGTTTATAATGTGGGCACATCAGTTGCTGTCCTCCAGCCCACTGAAAGAATAGCTCCTGGGGAAGATGCTCACCTTTTTCTTATATAAGGGAGTTTGTTTGAAAGTTAAGACCAAAGATGTAGTCATACTTTTGGTTATCTGCATCTATACGAAGATTAAATATGGGGACATCTGCatctaaattatttataaagTGATCTTTTGACAGACTGACAATGTCTGTCTTTGCCTGGTGTTATTTGGAATATACTCTGCATTGTCTGTTCAATTTGGTTTGGTTTAGACGTATGTGAGAATTTTCACTTGCTGGCTtgttctctgtctttctctcttttatttataCATGATGGACAGTACTGATTTCTAGTTATGCTGTGTCCATATTACATTAGCGGGTATATTGACTGTGTTGTCTATTATTTTCAGGCGCGTGGCCATGGAGGCTATGATTCTGATTTTAGTGATGAGGAGAGTGGAGAGAATTCTGTGCAAAAGACTAAAAGGTAACGTAGTACAGAATTAATACTTTGCATTATGTATTTAGTGCAAATGGCCTATTGCTGTGTGTAGAAGATTATGCTATGGTATGTAAAGTCTGGTGTTGAAATGGTTTTTGAAAAATCAATCTCTTTGGTTCCTGCATCTCCTCATGTCAAGCTTGCCAAAGCATGTTGTCTCCCAGGGGCAGCTGATTAAGATCCATTCTGCCATGTCCATCTGGTGTCTATATGCCCCTCAGTTCTTGGAGCAGAGTGTTTCATTTTTCCAGGCATTAGTATCAACTGCTGGGGTTTGGCTGCGCTGTTCACTTCACAGTGATGCATCAGGACACATGGAACTGCTAAGAGAGCAAGGCGAAAAAGGCCAGGTGGCTGTAGGCTTTGTAGATATAAAACACCTGCTTGGAGGAAGTGAAGAACTGATGCTAGttgtttattatttaatttgtGAAGTGACCTGGGAATTGGTGAATTGTGTTGTACTCAATCCTTGAAATGTAACTACACATCTTTTATTTGAGATCACCTTTGCCAGTTCTTTCAGTGGTTCGCACAATTAGTGACCTTGAATTTTGTAGTCTGATCTCATTATattattaagatttttatttatttatatatttattttgctttggcaCCATAGTCTTTGACACTTTTTGCACTGTACTGAACATTTTACCTACataatgcatgtatttttcttaccttttcctGTCTCTCCCTTGCTCTGTTATTGGACTTTATTTAAGAAGGCTTTCTGGAAACATTCCCAGGACTTGCATATTTTCCTTTGTAGTAAAATTGAAAGAATGGGTTTTGTAGTGTCTGACtgcattctgggaaaaaaatttcGTGTTTTAATCATTGGAATAATAGCAGGCATTGTGCTGttccatttattttataaatatagcTGTTCTCCATTAAAACAGTGACTGGTTTTGTTCAGTCCTTTAAAAGGCCATTACACATTATACCATTCCACTTTCTAGGTGGTATATTAACTAACCATCAGGACCCTTTCAAAAATATCATCATTACCCTTGGTTtactgtatatgtatatatatttctcttGCTCTATGATGATATTTATTTTCACTCTAAGGAAAACAGCAGTCCTAAGTTTTCTCCATATTGCTGTTTTATGGAGTCTCCTTATGGGAATTTGGTGCCTACAGATCCTTTTGAGCAAATGATACCCTTAGTTTCTGGAGTCCTGTATTCCATAGCTTGAAATATAAATTCCCTGGCTTGCTTTCTACAGGTTTCTGACTTCCATTCTTTCTGCCAGCTGATAATtatggaaaaatctttttttcacctCTATTGAGGAATGAAACTAACTAAATATACCTTTTACTAGCTAAAGTGTGTCTTTATATTTAACTTTCTATTACTTTGTTgaattctgaaagtatttttagcTGCCCACTGATATGTATGGTTCACAACACAGTACTTAAGTTTTAAATTAGCGATTCTTGTGATTATGCTACGAGAGGCAGAGCCGTTTAATGAGGTGTTGAGACATTAGCATGAAAGGATAAGACAAGGTTACTAGCAGTCACTCCTATTCAGTGAACATACTGTCCTTCCTGTTCCTGCTTGGCTGTGTAGCTGAGATTTATAGAGGGCTTTAAATGTAGAGTGAAATTGGGgaatcttcaggtttttttcattgtggTTCTATGGTGATAatattgataaaaataaatattacagatTGCTGTTTTaagcaattttctttaaatgctgacTGTAAGCAAATGCCTTTCCAGCTTCGTTCTGCAAATGAAGTATAATGTCTAAGCTGGTGTTCATTctgaagtttggttttatttgtgtAGAAACTAGCAAtataacaggtttttttattcaaGCTAGTGCAAAATTTGGCATATGGAAATTTTGTTGCTTATGTAAAGTTCTTGactaacttttcttcctttttcccccctaCCTTTAGTAAAAAGGAAGATGTCCTTCTGATAAAGCCattccaaaaagcaaaacaaggcagTGTGGTTCACAGACAATTTGCAGCTGAAGAATGGGATAGGTATCTTTTATGTATTGCTTTTGTGAGGCATTTTTCCCGTAATGTAAGGATAGCTTTCACTCAAACATATTTGTTATTAACAgggaagaagcaagaaaaagaagatttCACTTGATAGCGATGGATGCCGTATCCTTCTATTTCGTTTTTCTTCAAGTTTGAAGATGGTGCACAGGTTATCCATTATGGTGAAATACTGGGATTTCTCAGTTGTCACAGCAGTTGACAGTGCAGCACCAGATACTGAGTCGTTCTTCAGATTAGCTCCTTTTTGCTGATGAGATGTCTCTGAGAATGTCTCTACTCAGTCAAGGCATTTCCAGATTTTTCCTATATTCTCATTTGTCCTGTTTGGGATGAAATTATTACAAAGTGAATTTCATTTAGACTTGCATAAAGACACTTTGCTCTTTCAGTTGAGTTTATACAGAACATAATTCTGTATAAGGCTGCTATTATCTGTGgacaaatacatttcttctgGAAATTAAGAATGCATTAGTTAATTCAAAAGTCTATTCAAAACAGCCTTATCTCCAAAAATATCTTCTACAGATGTTCTAATGTAAGCCTGTTTAATATCATGTGCaggtttattttagtttttttaatctcttaatcATATTTCATGCATAATTTGTAACTATTTTTATAACTACCACCTTATTTAGATTACAacctttctccttttatttagttttcaccTGGGGCAGTCCTTATGTGTTTGGGCTGAGTGTATCTGAAGTGTCATCAGTTCCCTGTTTGTTTAAATAGCTATTCTTCAGCAGTAACAGTTAATAAATAGGAAAGTAAAGACTAATTAAATATGGAAAGGCTTACTTAAATCTGGAGACTCCAGTAAACAGAAAGTAACTTCTCCTAACCTGCTTAGAATTTGGCCAGGCACTACATAAACCATCGTATGCCTGTAAAGGAGACGTATTTTAATCAGTCCCACTGACATTGTAGACTGTCATTAGCCACAGAAAATCTCGTGTATTCTGGAATGACTACAAAATTCATTGTGTAGAGACTTTTATGAGTTTCTGCTAATGTTTTTGAGTGATTCctatttaaaacatttactgTTACACAATTTTAACACCTAGTAACTGAAATGGCAGCACAAAATAGTATGTTGTGTTAAATGTGTTTAATTGTAGCAGTTAAACCTTCTGGACttgcttccctcttccttctgtttgtggtggaaaggaaaaaaaaaaagactcaaactGAGGTTAAATTAACTTTTTGGAGgcctttggaaaataaaatattttctcaataGAATTCTAATGCATGTCAAAATAGTAGGTTGATACAAATTATTCACACTGATACAGTAGTTGCCAGGATATGTAGCAGGAGATCCTGCTTCAGAAACACCATACTagttaattgaaaatatttttaagtagccatataaaatgtttttatttgtgaAGATGCTTATTTTCTGAATAAGTAATTACATATTTTTGCTCAAATTATGGTACAAAAGGTGTTTCAAATGATGTCTGAGGCTGAAGTGTTCAAAAAAACACATTACATATTTTCCCATGATTTTCATCTCCAAACTAAAGCAGGTAACTTTTATTTGTATGTTGGTGGTAAACTGTAATAAATTGTTCCATTTTAGCAGCCAGactatttttatgatacagaAATACAAGCCTGTTTTAAACCAAAACTGCAGTACTAAAAAGCTGTTGTCTAAATTACAGCTTAAATAATGAACCCAGTTTCTATGTATATGCGTACAGAGCATCTTTGATAAAGGAAGACAATTTTATAAAGGTCTGGCAGCTGAATGAGGTTTTAAAGATGAAATTGCCTTGAATTCCTGTATTTGGAAAGTAACTTTCATGAGAGGCTATTAAGTAAAAATTGCTAATTAATTCCTTTCTTTCTGGAAATTACTGGAATGTTTTTGAGAAAAAAGCCACTTTCTGTTAAGTATataaaaagtttttattatttttttagctttaaactgtggtaaaataaaagaagataagTCCTGAAACAATTCTTAATTGCTTTATTCAGTATGAAAGACATAAAAAGTTTGTGAATGACTACATTTTATACTACGGTGGCAAAATAGAGGATTTCCGACGTTCTGGGTAAGAATCATTAGCAATATTTCCCCTCATGCCCCCAAAGCTCCACTGTTATAGAGAgctgttaaaatatatattatagctttggggggagagggggatgtGGCTATGTATCAAATTACTAATTCTTTTGGTCACAGATAGTAACTACAGTCGTTGTAAATATCCAAACCACAGAATTGCCTTGTTTCATTTTGCaccattatttttatataaaaacttACCATGAGCTGAATTATTCTTGTTTTGTTATGTAAAAGGAAGGATGACAGGTGAGCATTAATTGAGGGTACATTGAGAAATATCTGGCAGTACCTTCAAAGTaacaatctgaaatatttttgaaatgtgcAGAATTACTATCCATTGTCCAGAATAATGATAACCTTCTTTAGAGCTGTCTATAACTGCCTTCTAACATTACTGTCttcaaaaaaaagtattaaaagtattttcagacaGGATCAAGTCATTCACAGTTTCAGTGGCTGTTTTCCACTGTGAATTT belongs to Harpia harpyja isolate bHarHar1 chromosome 10, bHarHar1 primary haplotype, whole genome shotgun sequence and includes:
- the LOC128147394 gene encoding protein FRA10AC1 isoform X1, yielding MYSAFFKDHISFINKSSDRLAIRTTSARRPASELWIIMGLCWEDFAPLLLFCQCMMPTHTRQCRYLLHFFLITDNSCVSWEIENLKANQKVLIWFCSNIYVYESYVFFRRVQEWKEHYSIKQGKKARGHGGYDSDFSDEESGENSVQKTKSKKEDVLLIKPFQKAKQGSVVHRQFAAEEWDREEARKRRFHLIAMDAYERHKKFVNDYILYYGGKIEDFRRSGANDKTDLDVIRENHRFLWNEDDEADMNWEKRLAKKYYDKLFKEYCIADLSRYKENKFGFRWRHEKEVISGKGQFSCGNKHCDEKEGLKSWEVNFGYVEHGEKRNALVKLRLCPECSYKLNFHHRRKEVKAHKKRGTAVPNSKEPKIKKTKLSCSAKKKSKKKTHKDQVSSEDSDNSDKDSDNSDAQDGPSDADFWKGPLQEADEKSREEEFDEYFQDLFL